A region of the Bacillus sp. NP247 genome:
TTTTTTCGATTGCGTTCCAATTTGATTTGGTGCAAAGTCTTTTGGATTCTTTTTCGGATTACCCATTACTATCGCCTCCTTAACACTAGTATCGTACTAGTGTTAAGAATTATTCAGCCTGCTTAAAAAGTTTCATTTCATAACGTTTTTCAATACGTTCTTCAATTCGATCGATTGCATCACGATCGCTTAATAATTGTTGTTTATTTTCATTTACAAGTTCTTCAAACGATTTACGGCGACTTCTTCTCATGCTGTTCACCCTCTCTTTCTCATTCTTACTACATAGTATGAGCAAACAAAAAACTCTTTAATCAGATTTGTAAGAAAATTTTATGTTTTAGTACCCCTAAAAAAACTCCATGCACAATAAATTGCAATGGCCCCCGAAATCGGGACACATATCAAAACATCTAAACCATCTACTCCAATTCACTTAGTACTTTTGGCATTTTTCCAAAAGGATATTTTTTTCCTACAGGTTGTTGAAACGATAAATTTGATCGATACGTTACCATCTCATCCATATCTTAATTCGGAAAATATTTTGACTTCCGAGCAAATGTCCCTCGATTAATATTGGCTTTAGTTGTAATATCCTTAACCGTATACAATGATGTATTAATTTAATTCGTGCATCACGTATTGCTTCTTTAGTACGAGCTATACGTAAATCAGTGTATGCTTTTGCCAATTTTCCCCCCTCCTAAATTTTTTTAGACATATTTTTATAAAGTGTTCAGAATACAACAGATCGGCTATTTCTGTTTATTGAACGTATGCAATACACAAACTATAATAATCAATATAAATAACCGACACTATGTTGGTTAAAAAATAGGAGGTACAAAAATGAAAAACCAAGTATCAATAGTAGTTGAACATGAATTGAATGACGTAACACCAGAAATGATTGACTGGTGGTGGGATAATATTGATAACTCTGAACGATATAAACTATGGCACCCAGAAGAACATGTTGATTTTAAGTGGCTAGTTGATCCTAAAGTGCATGGGCATGTAGGAGCCATATCAGCTTCAATCGAATCTGCTGGGGATGGACTAGAATTCCCGCTAAGAATTAGATGGGAAGACCCTAAAGATTGTCCTATAAATACCCATTACAGCCATGTTTTAATGGGTTCATGTTTAGATGATAATGACGATGTAATTTCACAAGTAATACATCAATACGAAAAATCCGAGAACGGTACAGTAATGACTTCTACATTCATTTTCCCGAAAGGATTACCACCATTTATTAATCTAAGTGGTTTATATAAACACAATGTAGAAGAAATGAGTGAGTTCAGTAATTTTTTACCAGAACTTTCCCAAAGAGAATTTGTAAGGTAACTAAACAGCTTTACTTTTAATAAGTGACTCACTAGAAAACAACTTGGACCCCACCATTTTAGATCTGACTAAAATGGTGGGGTCCTTTCAATATCAAATCAATCACATTACTTCTTCTCAGTAATGTACTCTGCCCTTCAAATGAAAAACACCTCCGTTAAATTTACATACTTTGTATGCGAATTCAGGAGGTGTTTTTTCCTGTACCACGATTCGGGTTCACTTCAAAATAGCACACGGAGTTTTTTATACCAAAACTTTTAAATACTCTTTTAATTTTTCTTCTGCATTCACTTCACTTTCTTTATAATCACGCAGCGCTCGTAATACGAAATCATACTGTTCTAAAATATAACTTTCTAATTTCAAGACATCCTCTAAGTTATTAAGCATAATTCTCGTATTACCAACTTCACTTTTTAACGCCGGTTCACATTTTAAACTCGTACATATTTCTTTCACATCATCTTCTAATATTTCTGTTAATATGTATTTCTTTCGCCCTTTTACTTTTACTCTCATAACCGGATAAAAAGCTTTTATATCTAAATAGCTTCCTACATTCATACAACGAATCCATTCAATATCACGGTTATTTCGTACAAGCATTTCTTTTACCGCTTCAAATACTATTGTTTCATCAAGCACTTCTTTCTTCGCTTTTCTCTTTCCTTCTTCTTCAACTGATGCACATCTTTGATAAACAGCTGCACACGTAATACAGTCGTCAAATGCATTATGAGAACTTAGACGAATTCCAAGCATTCGCTTTAACGTCTCAAGTTTATGATTAGGTGCGTGCTTCATATATTTTTTTGCTAAAAACACAGTGTCAATCACCTTATTTTTAGGTTCAGGAAGCCCAAGCATATTTACATTACTTTTCAAAAAGCGCATGTCAAAAGAAGCATTATGAGCCACAATAACATTTGTATGTAAAAATGCTAAAAATAAAGGTAACACTTCTTCAATTGTTGGTGCATCTGAAACACGATAATTTGTAATACCTGTTAAACTCGTAATTCGGCTCGGAATCGGACGCTCTGGATTCACGTATGAAACAAATTGATCTACTAGTTCATGATTACGATATTTCACTGCTGCAACTTGAATAATTTTATCATTATAAGGGTTAAATCCTGTTGTTTCAAAATCAATTACAACATAATCTAACGGTAAGGATACATTCCCCACTCCATACACTCCTTTATCTATTAACGATTATATTTCTTACATCATATCATGAAGTTATCACTACTTGAAAAAGAAAAGGCAGAAATGGGAACTCTCCACCTCTACCTTTTCACCGTTATTTTAATTTAGCAATTCGTTTTTCCATCTCTTTTTGCGTCATCGGTCCAATGAACTTATCCTGAATTACACCTTTCGTATCTATAAAATACGAAGTTGGGATTGTAATTACTTTATACGCTGTTGTCACATCAATGTTCTTGTCCAATAAAATAGGAAAAGTAATTCCTTTTTCCTTAGCAAAATTGCTTACTTTTTCTTCTCCCCCACCTTTTTCTGAAGGCGTATAATTTATTGCTAAAATTTCTACGTTTTCTTTATGTTCTTTATAGAAAGCTTCCATATCAGGCATTTCTTGCTGACAAGGCCCACACCACGTTGCCCAAAAATTTAAAATAACTTTCTTTCCTTTTAAATCGGATAGCTTTACATTTGTTCCATCTAACTTAGTTAATTCAAAGTTTGGTGCACTCTTTCCTATTTCAATACCATTACTTGCAATCATCTCTTTCATAGCAGCTTCACTTTTTTCTTGCTTCCCTTGTACCGCCTGATCTTTATTACCGAACTGTTCATAAGCTGCATATCCCGCTAAACAAACTAACACTACAATAATCGTAAGCTTCCTCCACATTTTATATCACCCTAACGTGTTTATGTTCTTTTAACAAATTCATCAAAATACTATATACCTTATTTTAGCTTATACGGACAAGCTTGGAAATATTCACAGTCGAAATAATCAGAATTTTTACAACTAAGATGAAAAATTTACCTTTTTATTATATAATTAGAAATATATGGTCATTTAATACTGAAAGGAGTTCTTATGAATTTATTTGAAAAAGTACTTCTATATATACTTAGTTTTATATTTTCCCCAATCGGGATTATCACATGGATCATCTCACTATTCAGTAAAGATCCTGAAAAAAAACAAGTTGGGCGTATTTGTCTCTATATCGCTTTAATCTCATTTATCCTTTTGGCAGGTCTCAGTATTCTTAGTTTCTTCACGATGACTACCATTACTACTATAGAATAGTTATAGAAAGGATGATTGTTTTGGAAGAACACCCTATTAGCAAAGAACTTCGCTATATACGAATATGCTTAGTTGTTTTAGTAATCGTTCTTTTATTTTTCAACGGTGAAAGAGTCGTTGAAATTTCTACAAATCATGATTCCATAGAAAATCTCCCCACCAGTAATATGACACAGATTGCAGAAAATACATTTGCTATTAAAGAATATAATCCATCACTAAGTAGCGAACATACGGTCAAAATTTTCAAATATAACCCAGATACAAATCAACTTACTTTAGTCAAAGAATTTAGTACTAGCGATCCTGAATCTTATACGTATCAACTTAATAAGACTGAGTAAAGATAAGAGCGCTACATAGCTCTTATCTTTTTATTAGCATTTCTTTAAGCAATGAATTACGATTTAATAACTCTCTAGGATTTCCACATTCAACAATACTTCCTTCTCTCATTACAATAACACGATCTGCTAGTATTGCCCTCTCTACGTCATGTGTTGCCACAATTCTCGTTACATCTCTTCCTAGCCCTTCAATCATATTCCAAACCACTTCTTGATTGCCCGGATCTAACCCCGCAGTCGGTTCATCTAAAATAATGAGATTCGGATTTGATACAATCGCTCGCAATAGTGCAAGACGTTTTCTTTCCCCTCCAGAAAACTCTTCACCACTTTTATGTAGTACAGTTTGACTCCCTTCAGGTAACCCCCTAATAATCGGCGTTACATTTACAAGTTCAGCATTTTTTTCTAACTGGTTTTCTAAGCCCTCTTCCCCGAAATATATATTTTCTTTTATTGTCGTCCGAAAAAAACGTGGTTCTTGCCATACTGTAGTCATCCGAGCCTCATTACCATAATAAACAACGCTACCGTTAGATGGTTTATATAAACCCGTTATTAATTTTAAAAGCGTTGTTTTTCCTGCACCACTTTCTCCTACAATGATCACGAATTCCCCAGGATTAATCTCCAAATGAATATTTTTAATTCTACATCTCTCTTCACCGTTCTCTTTAAATGAAACATTTGTTAATCTCATTCCCATCGCTCTTTCTACATTTCTGTATTCAGCCTGTATATCTAAAAAGCAAAAAACTCGACTGGCCGAAGCAATAGCAACTTGTGTCATCATCAATAAATCACTCGCATAACGAACGGGGAAAAATAACATCTCAATTGTAGCTAATACCGCCACAAGCGAACCGACTTCCATATCCCCTTTTATTATTTTTTTTGCTCCTATAATAAGAACAACTATATATGCTCCTGTTTCTATTACCGTTCCAACTATCCCAATACAATGTTGCAACATCGTCTTCTTTACTTCTGTTTTATAAGATTTTACTGTCACTCCTTTAAATAAGCCAATTGCCCAGCTCTCTTTTTGTAAACTACGCAAATCTTGTATGCCTTTTACAAATTGTGACATCATCTCTACAACAATTGATTGATTCTTTTGAGCAATACTCGCAATATTTCTTACTTTTTTCCCCATAAGCATTGGAACCATTGCACTTAAAAATAAAAACGGAGTTATCCACCATATGAACTGTACATCGATATGTTGTAGAGCTATGAACGCACCAATAAATTGTGCAATAGCGTGGATATATTCTATTAATATAGATCCATATAACCGTATCCAGTTCGGAATATCAGACACGACCAAAGTTTCTAACTCTCCTTGTTTTACCTTCTCACTTTCTTCAAACGGTAATAAGAAAAAATGACGTAATACATCTATACGCTTCTCTCGTAATATTCGCTGACTCGCTTTTGAGCTTACATAATCAAATAAAAGATTATTCATCCACAGCATAAAGCGGCTACCGGCAAACAATGCAATGTACAAATATGCACCTTTTAATTCCTGTTGAATAAGGTTATCTACAATTAGCCCCATGAATAGTGGGCGTGATAAATTTAAAATGGCAGCAATTATTCCACTACGTATAGCTGCTATTACTAATATTTTCTCTTGTCGTAACGGTAACAATATTCTTTTATATTCTTTCATGCCGTTCCCTCCATTTTTCGCAGTAAAAAGAAAGGGATGAAACCAATTGGTCTCATCCCTTTCCATAAAATAAGGAAGCTAACATACGTTAGCTTCCTTATCGTTCATTTCAATTATTTAGTTTGACACTTTAGACTCTTCGATTTTCGAACGAAGAACCATTTGCAAGATACCACCGTGACGGTAGTAGTCAATTTCAACTTCACTATCGAAACGAGCTACTACTTCAAATTGCTTCTCTTTTCCTTCTGAATCGATTGCAACTACTTTTACAAGATCGCGTGGTCTAACTGTTTTGTCAATTTGAATTTCAAATGACTCGTTACCAACAAGACCTAACGTTTCAGCGCTGTCGCCATCTTTAAATTGAAGTGGTAATACGCCCATTAATACTAAGTTACTGCGGTGAATACGC
Encoded here:
- the sspN gene encoding acid-soluble spore protein SspN — translated: MGNPKKNPKDFAPNQIGTQSKKAGGNKGKQMQDQTGKQPIVDNG
- a CDS encoding FbpB family small basic protein, with amino-acid sequence MRRSRRKSFEELVNENKQQLLSDRDAIDRIEERIEKRYEMKLFKQAE
- a CDS encoding DAPG hydrolase family protein, with translation MKNQVSIVVEHELNDVTPEMIDWWWDNIDNSERYKLWHPEEHVDFKWLVDPKVHGHVGAISASIESAGDGLEFPLRIRWEDPKDCPINTHYSHVLMGSCLDDNDDVISQVIHQYEKSENGTVMTSTFIFPKGLPPFINLSGLYKHNVEEMSEFSNFLPELSQREFVR
- a CDS encoding 3'-5' exonuclease, translating into MGNVSLPLDYVVIDFETTGFNPYNDKIIQVAAVKYRNHELVDQFVSYVNPERPIPSRITSLTGITNYRVSDAPTIEEVLPLFLAFLHTNVIVAHNASFDMRFLKSNVNMLGLPEPKNKVIDTVFLAKKYMKHAPNHKLETLKRMLGIRLSSHNAFDDCITCAAVYQRCASVEEEGKRKAKKEVLDETIVFEAVKEMLVRNNRDIEWIRCMNVGSYLDIKAFYPVMRVKVKGRKKYILTEILEDDVKEICTSLKCEPALKSEVGNTRIMLNNLEDVLKLESYILEQYDFVLRALRDYKESEVNAEEKLKEYLKVLV
- a CDS encoding redoxin domain-containing protein gives rise to the protein MWRKLTIIVVLVCLAGYAAYEQFGNKDQAVQGKQEKSEAAMKEMIASNGIEIGKSAPNFELTKLDGTNVKLSDLKGKKVILNFWATWCGPCQQEMPDMEAFYKEHKENVEILAINYTPSEKGGGEEKVSNFAKEKGITFPILLDKNIDVTTAYKVITIPTSYFIDTKGVIQDKFIGPMTQKEMEKRIAKLK
- a CDS encoding YmzC family protein, whose protein sequence is MIVLEEHPISKELRYIRICLVVLVIVLLFFNGERVVEISTNHDSIENLPTSNMTQIAENTFAIKEYNPSLSSEHTVKIFKYNPDTNQLTLVKEFSTSDPESYTYQLNKTE
- a CDS encoding ABC transporter ATP-binding protein; its protein translation is MERDETNWFHPFLFTAKNGGNGMKEYKRILLPLRQEKILVIAAIRSGIIAAILNLSRPLFMGLIVDNLIQQELKGAYLYIALFAGSRFMLWMNNLLFDYVSSKASQRILREKRIDVLRHFFLLPFEESEKVKQGELETLVVSDIPNWIRLYGSILIEYIHAIAQFIGAFIALQHIDVQFIWWITPFLFLSAMVPMLMGKKVRNIASIAQKNQSIVVEMMSQFVKGIQDLRSLQKESWAIGLFKGVTVKSYKTEVKKTMLQHCIGIVGTVIETGAYIVVLIIGAKKIIKGDMEVGSLVAVLATIEMLFFPVRYASDLLMMTQVAIASASRVFCFLDIQAEYRNVERAMGMRLTNVSFKENGEERCRIKNIHLEINPGEFVIIVGESGAGKTTLLKLITGLYKPSNGSVVYYGNEARMTTVWQEPRFFRTTIKENIYFGEEGLENQLEKNAELVNVTPIIRGLPEGSQTVLHKSGEEFSGGERKRLALLRAIVSNPNLIILDEPTAGLDPGNQEVVWNMIEGLGRDVTRIVATHDVERAILADRVIVMREGSIVECGNPRELLNRNSLLKEMLIKR